The following are from one region of the Aquirufa lenticrescens genome:
- a CDS encoding DUF6702 family protein, giving the protein MKLLVLFFGLFFPDLHPFHSSVTEMSYNVKDQSWEISIRLFQDDLEQTLSSATGKKFRMIPGDEASEKGLESYVRKHFGFRAGKQFSTPYRWLGTEQQQDAIWVYLEIPTTADLAGSYLENSLFLDEFDDQTNLVSWSFQGAKKSYLFRKSQEVQQLSR; this is encoded by the coding sequence TTGAAACTGCTGGTTCTATTTTTTGGTCTGTTTTTCCCTGATCTGCACCCATTTCATAGTTCGGTGACGGAGATGAGTTATAATGTGAAAGACCAAAGCTGGGAAATCAGCATTCGCCTGTTTCAAGATGACTTGGAGCAAACGTTAAGCTCAGCGACTGGAAAGAAATTTCGAATGATTCCGGGAGATGAGGCATCTGAAAAAGGGTTAGAGTCCTATGTCCGTAAGCATTTCGGTTTTCGTGCTGGTAAGCAATTTTCAACTCCCTATCGGTGGTTAGGAACAGAGCAACAGCAAGACGCGATTTGGGTGTATCTAGAAATTCCTACCACCGCTGACTTAGCGGGATCTTACTTAGAGAACTCGCTGTTTTTAGACGAATTTGACGACCAAACGAATCTCGTTTCCTGGTCTTTTCAAGGCGCAAAAAAATCCTACCTTTTTCGGAAAAGCCAAGAGGTACAACAATTATCAAGATAA
- the rseP gene encoding RIP metalloprotease RseP — protein MEGLVMAGQLILGLSILVTLHEFGHFITAKWFKMRVEKFYLFFDFMFPIPTVLNFALFKKKVGDTEYGLGWFPLGGYVSIAGMIDETQDAATLAKDPEPWEFRAKPAWQRLIVMLGGVIVNIITGVVIFVCLTYSNGNNFISKEELNKNGIVALDLGKQIGLKTGDKIIRVNGADYKQLSDLRASDVLLGENSSYTVQRGDQTLEIKIPSNFIEKLSDKKAGFIEPIAPFKVAEVAAPEEPGFFDKFSASKPAELLPAYAAGLKKGDVITSVNASPVHFYHEVKELITKEAGKPIRLGILRGGVADTLSMEVTASGQIGFIPEMLIQVSHEDYSFAEAASIGTGRAFSVISDNIKGFKKIASGDVSASKALSGPIGIAQMFGGVWDWNRFWMLTGLLSMALAFMNILPIPALDGGHAIFLIYEMITGKPASEKVLEKAQQVGMLILLALMAYTFGNDIFKAFF, from the coding sequence ATGGAAGGTTTAGTGATGGCAGGGCAATTGATTTTAGGATTGTCGATTTTAGTAACATTGCACGAGTTTGGGCACTTTATTACCGCCAAATGGTTCAAGATGCGCGTCGAAAAGTTCTACCTTTTCTTCGACTTTATGTTCCCGATTCCTACGGTATTAAACTTCGCTTTGTTTAAAAAGAAAGTAGGCGACACCGAATATGGTTTAGGCTGGTTCCCCTTAGGTGGCTACGTTTCCATCGCGGGAATGATTGATGAAACACAAGATGCAGCGACTTTAGCGAAAGACCCTGAACCTTGGGAATTCCGTGCTAAACCCGCTTGGCAGCGTCTGATCGTGATGTTAGGTGGCGTAATCGTCAACATCATTACGGGCGTGGTGATTTTCGTTTGCTTGACCTATTCGAACGGAAACAACTTTATTTCGAAAGAAGAATTAAACAAGAATGGAATCGTGGCCTTAGATTTAGGCAAACAAATCGGCCTGAAGACGGGGGATAAAATCATTCGCGTAAACGGCGCTGATTACAAGCAATTGTCTGATTTGCGCGCTTCTGATGTGTTATTAGGGGAGAATTCTTCCTATACAGTACAACGTGGCGACCAGACTTTGGAGATCAAAATTCCTTCTAATTTCATCGAAAAATTAAGCGATAAGAAAGCGGGATTCATTGAGCCAATTGCTCCGTTTAAAGTAGCTGAAGTGGCCGCTCCTGAAGAGCCAGGTTTCTTTGATAAGTTCTCTGCATCGAAGCCAGCGGAATTATTGCCAGCCTATGCGGCGGGATTGAAAAAGGGCGATGTAATCACTTCAGTGAACGCGAGTCCGGTTCATTTCTACCACGAGGTAAAAGAATTAATTACGAAGGAAGCGGGTAAGCCTATTCGCTTAGGTATTTTACGCGGAGGCGTGGCGGACACCTTGTCTATGGAGGTGACGGCTTCCGGCCAAATCGGATTTATTCCGGAGATGTTGATTCAAGTTTCGCACGAAGATTATTCGTTTGCGGAGGCAGCGAGCATCGGAACGGGTCGTGCCTTTTCCGTGATTTCGGATAACATCAAAGGGTTCAAGAAAATTGCTTCGGGTGATGTTTCGGCATCGAAAGCCTTGAGTGGACCTATTGGCATCGCCCAAATGTTCGGTGGTGTATGGGATTGGAATCGTTTCTGGATGCTGACGGGTTTATTATCAATGGCTTTGGCCTTTATGAATATCTTACCTATTCCAGCTTTAGATGGCGGACACGCAATTTTCTTGATTTATGAGATGATTACGGGTAAGCCGGCATCCGAAAAGGTCTTGGAAAAAGCGCAGCAGGTAGGTATGCTCATCTTGCTTGCTTTGATGGCTTACACATTTGGTAACGATATTTTCAAAGCCTTTTTCTAG
- a CDS encoding 1-deoxy-D-xylulose-5-phosphate reductoisomerase, translated as MKRIAILGSTGSIGTQALEVIAEHPSEFSVEVLTAQNQADLLITQALAWKPAHVVIGNEAKYSEVKAALAGTEIQVHSGAKALEEVVTLDSVDIVLTALVGYAGLLPTVKAIKAGKPIALANKETLVVAGALIMPLAREMGVPILPVDSEHSAIFQCLMGESHNPIEKVILTASGGPFRGFSREQLAQVTRAQALKHPNWSMGAKITIDSASLMNKGLEVIEAAWLFDVKPSEIEVVVHPQSIVHSLVQFEDGSIKAQLGLPDMKLPIQFALGYPNRMKASFPRFDFRQYPSLTFEQADTQTFRNLGLAFQALEKGGNQACLLNAANEVAVAAFLEDEIGFLAMSDLNEYCMNQGTFIANPSLEDYIKSDQLSRIMAQEWVNKNRK; from the coding sequence ATGAAAAGAATAGCGATTTTAGGTAGCACGGGTTCCATCGGGACACAGGCCTTGGAGGTGATTGCGGAGCATCCTTCTGAGTTCTCTGTTGAGGTCTTAACCGCCCAAAACCAAGCTGATTTGCTCATCACCCAAGCTTTAGCCTGGAAACCGGCTCATGTTGTCATTGGTAATGAAGCGAAATATTCGGAGGTGAAAGCAGCTTTAGCCGGAACTGAAATCCAAGTGCATTCAGGGGCAAAAGCCCTAGAAGAAGTGGTTACCCTCGATTCTGTCGACATCGTGTTAACAGCTTTAGTGGGTTACGCTGGTTTATTGCCCACGGTGAAAGCGATAAAGGCAGGTAAGCCAATCGCCTTAGCGAATAAAGAAACTTTAGTGGTGGCTGGTGCCTTAATTATGCCTTTAGCGCGGGAAATGGGTGTGCCCATTTTGCCGGTTGATTCAGAGCATTCGGCGATTTTCCAATGCCTGATGGGTGAGTCACATAACCCCATCGAGAAAGTGATATTAACGGCTTCGGGTGGACCTTTTCGAGGTTTTAGCCGCGAGCAATTAGCTCAAGTAACGCGGGCTCAAGCTTTGAAACACCCGAATTGGTCGATGGGCGCGAAGATTACCATCGACTCGGCCAGTTTGATGAACAAGGGTTTAGAGGTGATTGAGGCGGCTTGGTTATTTGACGTGAAACCTTCTGAAATCGAGGTGGTCGTACATCCACAGTCGATCGTTCACTCTTTAGTGCAGTTCGAGGATGGATCGATCAAGGCGCAACTTGGTTTGCCGGATATGAAATTGCCTATTCAGTTTGCTTTAGGGTACCCGAATCGGATGAAGGCGAGTTTCCCTCGTTTTGATTTTAGACAGTATCCGTCCTTGACTTTTGAGCAGGCAGATACACAGACTTTCCGTAATTTAGGGCTTGCTTTTCAGGCCTTGGAAAAAGGGGGAAATCAGGCGTGTTTATTGAATGCGGCGAATGAGGTGGCGGTAGCGGCCTTTTTGGAAGATGAGATTGGATTTTTAGCGATGTCTGATTTGAACGAATATTGTATGAATCAGGGAACTTTTATCGCGAATCCGTCATTAGAGGATTACATTAAAAGTGATCAATTAAGTAGAATCATGGCTCAGGAATGGGTGAATAAAAATAGAAAATAG
- a CDS encoding rhomboid family intramembrane serine protease, whose protein sequence is MVSIVLIAVTIIISLVAWQKPDLMGKMLMNPYRIQHRNEYWRFVSSGFIHADFTHLFFNLFSFFFFGVQLEQIFNQLFPSIASELYILFYVLAIVVADLPTFFKQKNNPNYNSLGASGAVSAVIFAGILFFPMEKIYLFGFFGIPGFIYAGLFTWYSVEMDKRSRDFVNHSAHLYGALFGIVAMTLLYPQVWISFVEQITAMLR, encoded by the coding sequence ATGGTCTCGATTGTACTTATCGCTGTGACGATTATTATTTCCCTGGTGGCTTGGCAAAAGCCAGACTTGATGGGAAAAATGCTCATGAACCCGTACCGGATTCAACACAGAAACGAATATTGGCGTTTTGTTAGCTCGGGATTTATCCATGCGGACTTTACGCACCTGTTTTTTAATTTGTTTTCCTTCTTCTTTTTTGGGGTTCAATTAGAACAGATTTTTAATCAATTATTTCCGTCGATCGCATCGGAATTATACATTCTCTTTTATGTGTTAGCGATTGTGGTGGCAGATTTGCCTACTTTTTTCAAACAGAAAAATAATCCGAATTATAACTCTTTAGGGGCATCAGGAGCGGTTTCAGCCGTGATTTTTGCGGGAATTTTATTCTTCCCTATGGAAAAAATTTACTTGTTTGGCTTCTTTGGAATCCCTGGATTTATTTATGCTGGTTTGTTTACCTGGTACTCCGTAGAGATGGATAAACGCAGTCGTGATTTCGTGAATCACAGTGCGCATTTGTATGGGGCCTTGTTTGGTATCGTGGCGATGACGCTTTTGTATCCACAAGTATGGATCAGTTTTGTAGAACAAATAACGGCCATGCTTCGATGA
- a CDS encoding polyprenyl synthetase family protein, whose translation MNKAFLAALEEEISRLDIGQNPTELYDPIHYLLSLGGKRIRPVLCLLTYSLFKSDWEKQVPAALSVEIFHNFTLMHDDIMDKAPLRRGKQTVHEKWNDNIAILSGDVMLVNAYQYLNKVKGLSLDAFQHLLGRLSRIAAEVCEGQQFDMNFESRDDVTVEEYVEMIRLKTSVLIGFSMEMGGLLAAAPSQISDSLYRIGETIGLGFQLKDDLLDVYGDPEKFGKQPGGDILANKKTYLLIKAFEKATGSTLASLEKWVAATDYDATEKVQAVTAIYDSLNLKAETEAVIASYFDAAFMEIQSLAISEEQKSALVKFMSGLVDREV comes from the coding sequence ATGAACAAAGCATTTTTAGCAGCCCTCGAAGAGGAAATCAGTCGTTTAGATATAGGCCAAAACCCTACCGAACTTTACGACCCCATCCATTACCTCCTGAGTTTAGGTGGCAAGCGGATTCGCCCTGTCCTTTGTTTATTGACCTATTCCTTGTTCAAATCCGACTGGGAAAAACAAGTTCCTGCCGCTTTATCCGTCGAAATTTTCCACAATTTCACCTTGATGCACGACGACATTATGGATAAAGCGCCTCTACGCCGTGGCAAGCAAACGGTCCACGAAAAATGGAATGACAACATCGCCATATTATCCGGCGACGTGATGTTAGTGAATGCATACCAATACTTGAATAAGGTCAAAGGATTAAGCCTTGATGCTTTTCAGCATTTATTGGGGCGCCTTTCCCGTATCGCTGCAGAAGTGTGCGAAGGGCAGCAATTCGATATGAATTTCGAAAGCCGTGACGATGTGACGGTGGAAGAATACGTCGAAATGATTCGTTTGAAAACGTCGGTTTTGATCGGCTTTTCGATGGAAATGGGCGGTTTACTCGCTGCAGCGCCTTCTCAGATTTCTGATTCCTTATATCGCATTGGAGAAACCATCGGTCTGGGATTTCAATTGAAGGATGATTTATTAGACGTTTATGGGGATCCGGAGAAATTTGGGAAGCAGCCCGGCGGAGATATTTTAGCGAATAAAAAAACCTATTTACTGATAAAAGCGTTTGAAAAAGCAACGGGTTCTACGCTCGCTTCGCTAGAAAAATGGGTGGCTGCCACCGACTACGATGCAACAGAAAAAGTGCAGGCGGTCACGGCGATCTACGATTCCTTGAATCTGAAGGCTGAAACCGAAGCGGTTATCGCCTCTTATTTCGATGCCGCCTTTATGGAAATTCAATCTCTGGCCATTTCCGAAGAGCAAAAATCAGCCTTGGTAAAGTTTATGAGCGGGTTGGTTGATCGCGAAGTTTAA
- a CDS encoding NADH-quinone oxidoreductase subunit D, whose protein sequence is MNPIQYQFLPENFENSDPNKFRVEDLKSEEMIISLGPQHPSTHGVLRLEVISDGEWIKEVVPHLGYLHRCFEKHAEALPFNQIIPYVDRLDYMAAMNSEHAYVMAVEKMLDLTGKLPKRIEYIRVLVAELNRIASHFVAIGTYGLDIGAYTPFLWLMRDREDIQRMLEWLSGARMLYNYVWVGGLFYDLPLGFEEKVQELVPVIKNTIKEVKQLVEDNSIFIKRTANVGVLPLNAAINYGCTGPVLRGSGLPFDLRRIDGYSVYPELEFDIPVGEGAMGAVGDCWDRNHVRIRECEESLRIIEQCIVALLGDEKRTREFDPQALVPKKIRPKAMDAYVRAENPKGELGFYVRTDGRSDIPQRLKVRACSFHHLSVLPYLAKGTYLADLVAIIGSLDLVMGEVDR, encoded by the coding sequence ATGAATCCCATCCAGTATCAATTTCTTCCAGAAAATTTCGAGAACTCGGACCCTAATAAATTTCGGGTAGAGGATCTGAAATCAGAAGAAATGATTATTTCGTTGGGACCTCAACACCCTTCGACCCATGGGGTCCTTCGTTTAGAAGTGATTTCGGACGGCGAATGGATCAAAGAAGTCGTTCCACATCTGGGTTATTTACACCGTTGTTTTGAGAAGCATGCTGAAGCCTTGCCTTTTAACCAAATCATCCCTTATGTGGATCGCTTGGACTATATGGCGGCGATGAACTCAGAGCATGCCTATGTAATGGCGGTTGAGAAGATGCTGGATTTGACTGGTAAGTTGCCCAAACGTATTGAATACATTCGTGTCCTCGTAGCAGAATTAAACCGGATTGCCTCGCACTTTGTGGCGATTGGGACCTATGGTTTGGATATTGGTGCGTATACCCCTTTTTTATGGTTGATGCGGGATCGGGAAGACATTCAACGGATGTTAGAATGGCTTTCGGGTGCTAGGATGTTGTATAATTATGTGTGGGTTGGTGGGTTGTTCTATGATTTGCCTTTGGGCTTTGAAGAGAAGGTGCAGGAATTAGTGCCGGTCATCAAGAACACCATTAAAGAAGTAAAACAATTAGTAGAAGATAATAGTATATTCATCAAGAGGACCGCGAATGTGGGTGTTTTACCCCTGAATGCGGCGATTAATTATGGATGTACCGGTCCGGTACTACGGGGTTCTGGTTTGCCTTTTGACCTGCGCCGCATTGATGGTTATTCAGTCTATCCGGAATTAGAATTTGATATTCCAGTAGGAGAGGGTGCGATGGGTGCGGTGGGCGATTGCTGGGATCGAAATCACGTCAGGATTCGCGAATGCGAGGAATCGCTTCGGATTATTGAACAATGTATCGTGGCCTTGCTTGGCGATGAGAAAAGGACGCGGGAGTTTGATCCTCAGGCTTTGGTCCCTAAAAAAATCCGTCCTAAAGCGATGGATGCCTATGTGAGGGCCGAAAATCCGAAAGGCGAACTCGGTTTCTATGTTCGCACGGATGGTCGCTCGGATATTCCACAACGCTTGAAAGTGCGCGCTTGCTCTTTCCACCACCTCTCCGTGTTGCCTTATTTGGCGAAAGGAACGTATTTAGCAGATTTAGTAGCCATCATCGGATCCTTGGATTTAGTGATGGGCGAAGTAGATAGATAA
- the rpmG gene encoding 50S ribosomal protein L33 — translation MAKKGNRIQVILECTEHKETGLPGMSRYITTKNRKNTTARIELKKYNPVLKKVTLHKEIK, via the coding sequence ATGGCAAAGAAAGGAAATCGCATTCAAGTAATCTTAGAATGCACTGAGCACAAAGAAACTGGTTTACCAGGAATGTCTCGCTACATCACTACGAAAAATCGTAAAAACACAACAGCACGTATTGAGTTGAAAAAATACAACCCTGTTTTGAAAAAAGTTACTTTACATAAAGAAATTAAATAG
- a CDS encoding DUF4295 domain-containing protein, with translation MAKKVVATLKKEGGVKYAKIIKAVKNPTTGAYTFKEEIILQDEVNAALKN, from the coding sequence ATGGCTAAGAAAGTAGTTGCAACTCTGAAGAAAGAAGGCGGCGTTAAGTACGCTAAGATCATTAAGGCGGTTAAGAATCCTACAACAGGAGCTTATACCTTCAAAGAAGAAATCATCCTTCAAGATGAAGTTAACGCTGCATTGAAAAACTAA